A window of Longispora fulva contains these coding sequences:
- a CDS encoding TetR/AcrR family transcriptional regulator: MFAKEDSDVPDSIWLRPERAVRGPVPEHSREEIAGIGIGIADARGLPAVTMRAVAGALGSGPASLYRYVVSRDELLELMVNEVHGELDYSRLGSGDWLADLLVLAHESRAGYLRHPWMIELAASRMAVGPHAMDYLEHALAAMSTLKVDAVTQLETVGLLGGLVLMLTRAELGDQQSPEVQHARAAYVGAVAAEGRHPHLAAVVVAAASGPVAPAEPLFDRVITRMLTGLLRAEG; this comes from the coding sequence GAGGACAGCGACGTGCCCGACAGCATCTGGCTGCGGCCCGAGCGTGCGGTACGCGGGCCGGTGCCGGAACACAGCCGCGAGGAGATCGCCGGGATCGGCATCGGCATCGCCGACGCGCGCGGTCTGCCCGCTGTCACCATGCGGGCTGTCGCCGGCGCGCTCGGCTCCGGCCCGGCCTCGCTGTACCGGTACGTCGTCTCCCGCGACGAGCTGCTCGAACTCATGGTCAACGAGGTGCACGGCGAGCTGGACTACTCGCGGCTCGGTTCCGGCGACTGGCTCGCCGACCTGCTGGTGCTCGCGCACGAGAGCCGCGCCGGGTACCTGCGCCACCCGTGGATGATCGAGCTGGCCGCGAGCCGGATGGCGGTGGGTCCGCACGCCATGGACTATCTCGAACACGCCCTGGCCGCGATGTCGACCCTGAAGGTGGACGCCGTCACCCAGTTGGAGACGGTCGGGCTGCTCGGCGGGTTGGTGCTCATGTTGACCCGCGCGGAGTTGGGCGACCAGCAGTCGCCGGAGGTCCAGCACGCCCGGGCGGCCTATGTGGGCGCGGTCGCCGCCGAGGGGCGGCATCCGCACCTCGCGGCGGTGGTCGTCGCTGCGGCGTCCGGACCGGTCGCGCCGGCCGAGCCGCTCTTCGACCGGGTGATCACCCGCATGTTGACGGGGTTGCTCCGCGCGGAGGGCTAG